The segment TAGGAATACGCTCACCTCTCTCTACATCACAATAAGTCAAAGAACTATCTTTTTCTTTTTTAATTTTTGGACTGCAAAGTTAAATCCTTTTTTTAAATTGACAAAATTTTTCTTAAATTTTTTTTCACTTTTTCGTTCCCTTGATTTTGGGATGGCAAAGATATAACATTTTTTTATAACCAAACAATTTTTTGAAAAAATTTTTTTCTTTCAAAAAACCTTGATTTTTAATAATTTTTACGAGCAAATTTCTGATTTACTAACAATATACCAAAATACATACGCATCTCATGGTTGTTTTTACTTCAACTTCTCAATTAAAGTAAGCCTCATGACAAATTAAAGATTAAATTATAATCTTGTTCTTAATCAAATGTTGATATAATAAATGTGTGGGCAATCCCATAACCGTATAAAACGACCCCTCTATACGCCTAAGCTTAGAAAGGCCTATCCAATCCTGAGCACCATAAGAGCCAGCTTTATCAAAAGGCTTAAAAGTATTCACATAATAAGTCATTTCTTGATCATTAAGTAAATCAAAAGTTACCAAAGCTCTGTCAACAAAAACATCAAAATAATCCATATTTCGAAGACAGACAGCAGTATATACTTCGTGCTTTTTGCCAGACAATTTTCCCAGCATCTTCAATGCTTCTTGTTCGGAAGCGGGTTTGCCTAAAATTTCTCCGTCTATCGATACAATAGTATCGGCAGTTAAAAACCACCTATCTTCCCCCAACCACGTTCTCGGTATTGCTTTTGCTTTATTTAGTGCAATAGCTTTGGCTACCTCGGAAAACTCAGACAAGCATGTCACAATCTGCTCATCAACTTCAATATGTCGTATCGAAAAACGCAAACCCATTTTTTCGAGTAATTCCTTCCTTCGAGGACTTTTTGATACGAGTATCATTTCACATTTTTGAACCATAAGTCACTCTTAGTTTGCATTACCAACTCAATGAAAAAACTTGCAAAGACAATATCCCAGATAACATGTACACTTTAAGCCAAAAAGACATTTTAATAAAATCATCCTTTTGTTGTAATTTCCACATCCAGATAAGTAAATATAACCAAAAAGGTATAAGTAGTAACGAGAAGTAATAAAAAAGATATTTTGACTTAAATGAAAAGCTTATCCAAGCAAAAAAAACTAAAAAAAGTAAAAATACCAACCCCAGTATAAAAATCAATCGAGTCGTTTTTCGTTGGCCAAGATATATGGCAAAATTGTTGCAATTGAAAGCTTTGTCCCCTTCCATATCTATCACATCCTTCACTATTTCACGAATGAAAGTTACCCAAAACGACAACACTCCATACAACAACGAAATATACAGTAGCGGTTTAAAGGTAAATGTTGGAATATCTTTAACCGTCGGGAAAAGCGTCATATAATGTAAGAAAACAAGAAATACATTTAAGAAAGCAAGTAACGCTATCATGAAGTTACCCCAAAAAATCTCTCGTTTGAACTTAGTGGAATAAAACCACATCAACGCACTTACAAACAAGGGTAATATAAACAAATATTTATCTTTAAGCACTATAGCTTGAACAAATGATGAAGTCAATCCAAGGCCCATACATAGAACAAAAACCCTCCATCCTGTCTTTATTGAGAACGTATTTCCTAAAACTTTTTTATGTGGCCGATTAATTTCGTCCATTCCCACATCATAATAATCATTAATAGCATAACCTCCGGCCATAACGAATAAATAATTCAGTACGAGCCACATAAATGTCCATTCATTGAATGGTTTTACGACCTTTTCAAGAGAAAGTAAAAAATCTACTACCCAGATACGGGTAAAATAAAAAACCAAAGCTGCCATGAGAAGATTTTCCCATCTAATAAGGCGAGCAAAACCGCCCAATTTACCAACAAAATGCGTCTTCATCAAACCAATCTCCTTTTACTTTAAGGACTTGTTCAATAACATCCCTCACGCATCCTTCACCTCCCATATGCGGGGAAATATAGTCGGATATGGATTTAATTTCGTGAGCTGCATCCTTCGGACATGCCCTTACCCCTGCTAAAAGCATGGCATGATAATCCGGAATATCATCCCCCATATATAAAAGATTTTCAGAATGAAGGTTTTGTTCTTTCATAAAGTTGCGCAAAAAAGCCTCTTTGTTCTCAATACCAGTATAAACATGAGGAATCTTGAAAAAAGCACATCTGAGTCGAATGTTTTCATCATTGCTTCCCGAAATTACAACTACCTGATATCCTTTTTTTATAGCTAACTGAATAGCATAACCATCCTTTACATTACCTTGACGTATGATGAGACCATTGGTAGCGAGATAAATATTACCGTTGGTCATAACTCCATCGAAATCAAATATAAATGTTGAAATATTTCTTAGCTTACTTCGGTAATTCCGGGTAGCCATATTTTTTCAAGATTCGATTGGTCAAAAATACATAAATTTCAAAGAGCTCAGGCTGGGTTTTGAGCAAGTCAAGGTGCATTTGAATCACATGACGATCGTTGCGAGCAGCTGGCCCTGTCTGTAACAAAAACGGTTCATAGTCTTTGATTCGCTCGACAGTCTGAATCATTAAAGGAATTAAGGCTTCTTGAATTAAATCTGAGGGATAATCACTGAGCCACTCCCAAGCTAAAGAAATTAAGTAATTGACAAAATTTGATGTCAATATGCCAGCTATGTGCAGTCGCCTTCGAAAAATTGCATCTCCCACACAAGCATGTCCTGTTAACATTAAAGCAAACTTCATAAGAGAGACTTCAATTTCCTTGTGATCGCTTTCAATTACAAAAAGGAAATCTTTTCTATGAAGTGGTACTTCTTTGCGAAATGTTTGAAAAGGATACATCACCCCTCGCCATCTAAATTTTTTTAGTATATCTAAATGCATGGTTCCTGAAGTATGAGTCATTATCCCTTTTAGCTCAGCAGGAATGTAAGAAATAACTTCTTCATAAGCATCATCCTTGATGGTTAATAACCATAGGGTGTTTTCTGAATCTAGCCTCATTACATTGTCGAGGCAATCTTTCAATTGGCGAGCAACTAATTTGTGAACGGAAACACCTTTCTCTCTCAATAAGTCAAAGAGGTGAGTTCCCACATGACCTTGTCCTATGACCCCTACTTTCCGTATGACTCTTTGTTCCATGGTACATTTTCCAGTTTATCATCAAACCGTATGTTTAAAATTTGCCAATTTTTTTCAGGCTTGTAAAAAACAAACGTATAATATAACGGTTGTCGTTTGTGTTTCACTAGATATGTAACTGATACCAGACTTGGAGCATATTCATGAACAATCATTTTCTCATAACCATAAAAATCACCAATCAAAGCAGTTACAGTACCAAGTCGCATCTTAATGTTCTTTACCTGTTCTGATTGCACATCCATGTAAGGGTTGGTCGAAAA is part of the Bacteroidales bacterium genome and harbors:
- a CDS encoding Maf family protein produces the protein MILVSKSPRRKELLEKMGLRFSIRHIEVDEQIVTCLSEFSEVAKAIALNKAKAIPRTWLGEDRWFLTADTIVSIDGEILGKPASEQEALKMLGKLSGKKHEVYTAVCLRNMDYFDVFVDRALVTFDLLNDQEMTYYVNTFKPFDKAGSYGAQDWIGLSKLRRIEGSFYTVMGLPTHLLYQHLIKNKIII
- a CDS encoding geranylgeranylglycerol-phosphate geranylgeranyltransferase; its protein translation is MKTHFVGKLGGFARLIRWENLLMAALVFYFTRIWVVDFLLSLEKVVKPFNEWTFMWLVLNYLFVMAGGYAINDYYDVGMDEINRPHKKVLGNTFSIKTGWRVFVLCMGLGLTSSFVQAIVLKDKYLFILPLFVSALMWFYSTKFKREIFWGNFMIALLAFLNVFLVFLHYMTLFPTVKDIPTFTFKPLLYISLLYGVLSFWVTFIREIVKDVIDMEGDKAFNCNNFAIYLGQRKTTRLIFILGLVFLLFLVFFAWISFSFKSKYLFYYFSLLLIPFWLYLLIWMWKLQQKDDFIKMSFWLKVYMLSGILSLQVFSLSW
- a CDS encoding HAD hydrolase family protein produces the protein MATRNYRSKLRNISTFIFDFDGVMTNGNIYLATNGLIIRQGNVKDGYAIQLAIKKGYQVVVISGSNDENIRLRCAFFKIPHVYTGIENKEAFLRNFMKEQNLHSENLLYMGDDIPDYHAMLLAGVRACPKDAAHEIKSISDYISPHMGGEGCVRDVIEQVLKVKGDWFDEDAFCW
- a CDS encoding DUF2520 domain-containing protein; this encodes MEQRVIRKVGVIGQGHVGTHLFDLLREKGVSVHKLVARQLKDCLDNVMRLDSENTLWLLTIKDDAYEEVISYIPAELKGIMTHTSGTMHLDILKKFRWRGVMYPFQTFRKEVPLHRKDFLFVIESDHKEIEVSLMKFALMLTGHACVGDAIFRRRLHIAGILTSNFVNYLISLAWEWLSDYPSDLIQEALIPLMIQTVERIKDYEPFLLQTGPAARNDRHVIQMHLDLLKTQPELFEIYVFLTNRILKKYGYPELPK